One Amaranthus tricolor cultivar Red isolate AtriRed21 chromosome 10, ASM2621246v1, whole genome shotgun sequence genomic window carries:
- the LOC130824768 gene encoding mogroside IE synthase-like, which yields MDTHETYEKPRKGAHVLVFPYPLQGHINPMLQFSKRLASKGLKITIITTTTIPNHISSSQSQSNPSSLDFLRIFDGYEGEPDKRNFDEYINLLKVSTSRSLHELLEYYNQNKMDIYPGPNMVIYDSFMPWVLQVVKNCGFQGAPFFTQSCLVNSIYYYAYKGDLISPFCGSDLVSLPSVGSLLRVHDLPTFVSYPTLYPEKLVKLLLDQFSNLEDVSFVFINTVDVLESKVLECMARLWPVKTIGPCIPSMYLDKCLQDDKDYGLSLLEPQIDVCIKWLNTRETCSVVYVSMGSLASLGSEQMKQIANALVKSKKYFLWVVRPSEENKLPLNFKENTSKRGLIVNWCPQLEVLSHIALACFVTHCGWNSILEAISLGVPIVGFPQWTDQPTNAKCIVEFWKIGVKVRVDEKGFLSSNELEFCIREVMEGEHAKEFKSNANKWKLLTTHAMEQCGTSNRNIEEFASTLLSPSL from the exons ATGGATACTCATGAAACATATGAAAAACCAAGAAAAGGAGCTCATGTTTTAGTATTTccataccctttacaaggccacaTTAACCCAATGCTTCAATTCTCTAAACGTTTAGCTTCCAAAGGCCTTAAAATCACCATTATCACTACAACCACCATTCCAAATCATATTTCTTCTTCTCAATCACAATCCAATCCTTCTTCCCTagattttttaagaattttcgATGGTTACGAGGGTGAACCCGACAAACGTAACTTTGATGAATACATTAATCTATTAAAGGTTTCAACTTCACGTAGTTTACATGAACTACTTGAATATTACAACCAAAATAAAATGGATATTTACCCGGGTCCAAATATGGTTATATACGACTCTTTTATGCCTTGGGTGTTACAAGTTGTTAAAAATTGTGGGTTTCAAGGGGCCCCATTTTTTACCCAATCATGTTTGGTtaattctatttattattatgCTTATAAAGGTGATTTGATTAGTCCATTTTGTGGGTCGGATCTTGTGTCCTTGCCTTCGGTTGGATCTTTGTTACGGGTCCATGATTTGCCTACTTTTGTTTCTTATCCTACCTTATATCCAGAGAAATTGGTGAAGCTTTTGTTGGATCAATTTTCTAATTTGGAGGATGTCTCCTTTGTGTTTATCAATACTGTGGATGTGTTGGAGAGTAAG GTCTTAGAGTGTATGGCAAGACTATGGCCGGTGAAAACAATAGGACCATGTATCCCTTCAATGTACTTGGACAAATGCTTACAAGATGATAAAGATTATGGACTAAGTCTTTTGGAGCCTCAGATAGATGTATGTATTAAATGGCTAAATACAAGAGAAACTTGCTCTGTGGTGTATGTATCAATGGGTAGTTTGGCTTCGCTAGGAAGTGAACAAATGAAACAAATAGCTAATGCTTTGGTGAAaagcaaaaaatattttttatgggtTGTTAGGCCTTCAGAAGAGAATAAGCTTCCGCTGAATTTCAAGGAGAACACATCGAAAAGAGGTCTAATCGTTAATTGGTGCCCTCAGCTTGAGGTATTAAGTCATATTGCCTTAGCCTGTTTCGTGACTCATTGTGGATGGAATTCGATATTAGAAGCTATTAGTTTGGGAGTACCGATTGTTGGATTTCCACAATGGACGGATCAACCAACCAACGCAAAATGTATTGTTGAATTTTGGAAGATTGGAGTCAAGGTGAGGGTTGATGAGAAGGGATTTTTAAGTAGTAATGAACTAGAGTTTTGCATTAGAGAGGTGATGGAAGGGGAACATGCAAAAGAGTTCAAAAGTAATGCAAATAAGTGGAAGCTACTCACTACACATGCAATGGAACAATGTGGTACCTCTAATAGGAACATTGAAGAATTTGCTTCCACTTTGTTATCCCCCTCACTTTAA